The Xanthomonas sontii genomic sequence GCTCGCGTGCCCCATCGGGAATCTGTGCACTGGCCGAGGTGGAGGGCGCCGGATCGTGGCGCCGCCGAATCCGGCATCGCCCACTGATCTGTCATTCGCGAGCAAGAGCGGCTTCACCGCGGCCGGCGTGAACGGGAACGCCCGTCGCGGCTATCGCGCCCGCCCGCTGCCTGCATGACGCAGATCCGGCCAGGCCGGGACGCCGCGGACGCGGCCGAGCACCGCGCGTGCGGACCCATTTCAATTTTCGCCCCTTGAAACGTCTTGTCAGAGAGCACCGTCCCTCTGCGAGCCGAACGTGACCGAAGCGACCACCGAATTCTTCCTGCAACCCACTGATCTGGTGGACGTTTCCGCGAGCGCCGCAGCGTTCGAAACGGCGCCGACCCGCCTGGCCCGGCCTGCGCCGCCGCCCCGGCCGAGCGCCGATGCCGCACCGTCACGGTGGTGGCCGCTGTTCCTGGCCTCGTTCCAGCGGCGCACGGACTGGCACGGCAACCGCCTGCAGCGCGGGATCAAGGCGGCAAAGTACCTGCTGCGTTCGCTGCGCATGCCTGCCGCGCATCTGCGTTTCCTCGACGCACTGTGCCGCGACCCGCGGATGCGCGGCTACGCCGAGCGCGATCCGCGCCTGCTCGAGCGCCACCTGCATCGTTTCGTGAACACCCGCTGGAGCAGCAAGGCGCGGCTGCGTCACCTCCGGCAGCACTATCGCCTGATGCTCGAGCGCCTGCCGGCCGCGTTGTTCGACGCCATCTACCGTCAAGGCCAGGCGGACCTGGGGACGCTGCCGCTGCACGATGGCAGCCTGCTGACGCTGTCGCTGCTGCCGCCGGCGCCGATGAGCTGCGAAGGCGAGCTCTGGTTGCAGCTCAGCGACGCGGCGGGACGCGAACTGTATCGCCTGGTGCTGACCGTGACCGGCGACGACGCCCATCCGACGGTACTGATCGGTTGCCTGCAGGGCCCCAAGGGTGCCGACGCCCGCGACGTGGTGCGCGCGCTGACCAAGCAGATGCACGGGCTGCGGCCCAAGCAACTGATGCTGTCCCTGGCCTGCACCTTCGCCGAGCGCCTCGGCGCGCACGCGATCCGCGCCGTCTGCAATGGCGCGCATCCGCTGCAGCGCAAGCGAGACGTGTTCCTGTCCGACTACGACGCGTTCTGGATCGAGCAGGGCGGTACACCCATCGTCGATGGCTGGTTCGCGCTGCCGCTGACCCCGGCACGCAAGAGCGTGGCGGACGTACCCAGCCAGCACCGCTCGGCGTTTCGCCGCCGCGAGGCGTTGCGGACGCATGCGGAAGGCTTGCTGGCCGCGGCGCTGCCGGCCGCTTGCGGTGCTGCGTCGCGTGGCGGCCAGTGAGCCTGGCTATACTGCCGCGGCCGCTTCCCTCCAGGAGCATCAGCAGTCGTGAGCCGGGCCGAGCACACCGAGGGCGCGCCGTCGCCGGAGCAGGCGCCTGCGCACCAGGTCGACGCGCTGTTCAAGGAACATCACCGCGCCCTGCTCGCCTTCCTGCACTGCAAGCTCGGCTCGATGGCGGACGCGCAGGACGTGGCGCAGGAGGCGTACATGCGCATCGTGACGCTTGAGCGTCCCGACGCGCTGGCATCGCCGCGCGCCTACCTGTTCCATGTCGCCTCGAACCTGGCGGTGGACCGGCTGCGCATGCGCAAGGTCCGCGAAAACGCTGCGGTGGAGCTGCCGGAGCACGACTTGCCGCTCCCGCCGGTTCCCGAGCGGCACGCCACGGCCAGCGAGCAACTGCGCGCGCTGACCCGGGCGCTGCAAGAACTTCCCGCCAAGACCAGCCGCGCCTTCGTGCTGCACGTGATCGAAGGCAAGGACTTCGGCATGATCGCCAAGGCGATGAACGTGAGCGAACGGATGGTCCGCTACCATGTGGCCAACGCGCTCGCGCATTGCCGCAAACGCTTCGACGAAGCGGAGATCCCGTAATGGACAGCGGCATCGACCAACACATCCTCGACGACGCCGCACGCTGGTGGGCCCTGCTGCGCGAACCCGACAGCAACGAGGACACCGTGGCGCGCTGGCTGGACTGGACGGAGGCCGACCCGCGGCATCTGCAGGCGTTCGAACGCATCAATGCGCTCGGCGGCGACCTGGCGACGCTCGATGCGGCAGCGCGGGACGAGGTGGTGCGCAGGTTCGCGCCGCCGCGTTCGCGCTGGCGGCCGCTGCAGGTCGCGGCCTGCGTGGGCGTGCTGGCGCTCGGCGGCGCCCTGGCCTGGCGGCAGCTGCACCCGCCGCCGCTCACCCAGGTCTACAGCAGCGCGACCAGCCGCCACCAGGACATCGTGCTGTCGGACGGCTCGAAAATCGCGCTCGGCCGCGCATCGAAGTTGAGCACCCGCTTCAGCGCCGCGCAGCGCCACGTGGAGCTGATCGCCGGCGAGGCCTTCTTCGACGTGGCGCATCACGCCGGGCGCCCGTTCGTAGTCGACGCCGGCGGCGTGTCGATCCTGGACGTGGGCACCGCCTTCGACGTCAGCCGCGACGGCGAACGCGTCGAAGTCGCGGTCACCGAAGGCCGGGTCCGCATCTACGGCGCCGGCCAGGTGCCGGCCGACGGCAGCGGCGGGCTGGAAGCGGTGGCCGGACAGCGCGTGTCCTACGATCCGGCCAAGCCCGCGCTGCAGGTCAGCCAGATCGACGTGGCGCAGGCCACCGCGTGGCGCGATCACCGGCTGGAGTTCGTCGATACGCCGCTGGACACGGTGATCGCGCGGGTCAACCGCTACAGCGACCGGCCGCTGCGCCTGGCCGACCCCGAGCTTGCGCGGCTGAGCTTCACCGGCACCGTCGACACCCAAGCGACCGCGCAGTGGATCGAGGCCTTGCCGCAGGTGTTCCCGCTGCGGGTGCGCCAGGGCAAGGACGAGATCGTGCTGAGCCGCCGTTAGGCGATACCGCGCGCCGCCCGGGCTTAGGGGCGGCGGGCGCCCCCCGCGTCGACGTCGCCGCGCGTGGCATAATTCGCGCTTCCGCTGGGGGGCGACGGGCAGTGCGTGGGCTGAGGCGACTGATCATCTGCGGCAGCCTGGCATTGCAGCTCGCACCCTGCCCCCCTGCCCTCGCCGTGCCACTCGCGCCCGACGCACGGCAGATCGGGTTCTCGATCCCGCCGCAGGCGCTGTCCACGGCGCTGATCGCGTACGGCAAGCAGGCCAACGTGCAGGTGCTGACCGCCAGCCCGACCCTGGCCGGGATGCGCAGCGACGGGCTGCAAGGCATGTTCACCCCGGACGCGGCGCTGCAGCGCCTGCTGCAATCGAGTGGGCTCGCGTACCGCATGCTCGATGCGAACACGGTGGCGGTCATCCCCGCCGCCACGGCGCCGGTCGATCCTGCGGATGCCGCCGATGCGCACCGCGCCGGCGCGCCAGCCAAGCTGCTGGAACAGGTCGACGCCGCGGCGCTGACCGATCACGCCATGGGCGACGTGCCAGCCTATGCCAGCGACGCGCTGCGTTACGCCGCCGATTCCATCGCCGTGCCGCAGTCGGTGAATGTGGTCGCTCCGCATCTGCTGGCCTCGCAACAGGTGCGCACCGTCGCCGACGCCCTGCGCAACGTGGCCAGCGTGCAGCAGATCGAAAATCCGTTGCGCGCGCCGCTGTTCAAGATCCGCGGCATCTACACCGGCAACGGCATGACCGACGGGATGCCGAACAGCTTCGTCGGCCTCGGCGGCTACCCGCCGATGATCGGCGTGGAGCGGGTCGAAGTGCTCAAGGGCCCGGAATCGATCCTCGGCGACAGCAACGGCGGCGACATGAGCGGACTGATCAACGTCGTCACCAAGCAACCGCTGCGCACCCCGAAGCGCGAACTGAGCTACGTCCTCGGCGAGCGCGGCGACGTGCAGGCCGGGCTCGATGCGACCGGACCGATCGGCGCCACGCCGCTGAGCTATCGGCTCGTCGTCTCCGGCCAGCATGCCGATTCCACGGCGCAAGGCTACGGCCCGCGCAATGCCGCCTACCTGGCGCCGTCCATCGCCTGGCAGGGAGACGACAACCGCCTGGTGCTCGGCGTGCAGCGCGTGACCGATCGGCAGCCTGCCGCCGACCATGCCCTGCTGCTGCGCAACCGCGTGTCGGCGATGACGCCCAGGAGCTTGCGGCTGGGCAACGCACAGGACCACACCGCCTACCGCACCCAGCGCGCCTATTACCTGTTCGATCAGCGGCTCAGCGACCGCTGGCAACTGCGCAGCCGCGGCCAGTACGTGACCCAGGCGATCGACGCGCGCAACTGGGGCATGCTGTCGCCTTCGCCGAAGGGCGCCGTGCGCGCCTATGCCGAGGCGTACCGCAATACGACGGCGTACTACACCATCCAGAACGACCTGGTCGGCAGCTTCGGCGACGGGCCGCTGCGGCAGACCGTGACCCTGGGCCTGGATTACACGCGCACGCGGCTGGGCAGCAGCGATTACTTCATCCGCATGCACCGCAACCGCTACGACGTGTTCGGCGACGAGCGGCTGGGTCCGGTGCACTGGCCGCATTCGCGGCGCGGGATCCTGCATTACCCCGGCAGCCCGTGGTCGAGCCGGAGCGGCATCCTGCTGCAGGACCAGATCAGCATGGGCGAACGCTGGGACGTACTGCTGGCGCTGCGCCGCTCGGCGTACGAGATTTCCAGCTACGATGCCAAGGGCAAACTGCGCCAGTTGCGCCGGCGCCGCTGGGTGCCCAACGTCGGCGTGGTCTACAAGCTGACCGCGGAGGCGTCGCTGTACGCCAGCACCATGAACGGCTTTGCGCCAAGTGCCGTGCTCGGCAAGAACGGCCGGCCGTTGCCGCCCGCGTTGTCGCGGCAGGTGGAGGTGGGAGCGAAGATCGATCTGTTCGAGCACCGGGCGCGGCTCAGCGCCGCCTACTACCAGATCACCGTCGACCGCAGCTTCGACCTGGTGCTGGCGCATCCGTCGTACTTCGCCAGACCGATCGACAGCCAGAGCAACCACGGGCTGGATCTCGACTTCGTCGGCGCCCTCGCCACCGGCCTGGAACTGAGCAGCAGCCTGGCGCTGGCCCGCATCGGCCGGCGCGACGGTACGCCGACCCTCGGCGTGCCGCGCACCCGCTTCACCCTGTGGAGCAGCTACCAGTTCCAGGACAGCCGCTGGAGCGGCTGGGGCGTGGCCGGCGGCATCCTGGCGCGCGATCACACCCTCGGCCGCCGCCTGGCCGGCGGCTATTTCAAGATTCCCGGGCAGGCCAGCGTGGACGCGAACGTGTCCTATCGCACCGAAACCTGGGGCGTGACCGTGGGCATGCGCAACGTCTTCGATCGGCGACTGTACGCCGACGAGTTCGACGAAACCTTCGTGCCGCTGCCGGACGGCCGCAGCCTGCTGCTGACCGGCAGCTATCGGTTCTAGCGCGCGTCGTCGCGACCGACGCGGCAGGCGTCGGCCGCGCTCAGGCCTCGGTGGAGGCCTGCGGCTGCGGCGCCTCTTCGACCTGGCCGAGTTCGTGCAGCAGTGCCGTGGCGTAGCTGCCCGGCGGCAATGCGAAGCGCAGTTCCAGCGCGTCGTCCTGCCCGTCCAGCCAGCGCCATTGCAGGTCGGCCACGCGCAGGCGGGTCGCCCGCCGCTCCTGCTTCAGGCCCTCGCGCTCCAGGCCGTCGCGCAGGCGCTGCGCGACCGCCTCGTCCAGCACCGCCAGCTCCAGCGCACGCGCCGCCTCGGCGCTGCGCAGCTCGCCGGCGCCCCACAGCGGCGCGGACGGATGGATGTCGAAGCGCTGCAAGCGCTCGGCCAGCGCCTCCGACCACGGCTCCGGACCGAACACGCTGCGGCTGCCGTCGAGCATCCACACTTCGCCGTCCAGCGCGCTGTCCCAGTTGCCGGCGGCCACGCGGGCGGCCAGCACCCGGTTGAACAGCTCCGAACGGGCCGCCGACAGCAGTAGCGAGCGCTGCTCGCGGCGCACGCGGCGGCCGCCGAACATCGCCAGCGCGGCGCCGACGTTGCCGCCATCGCGGCCGAAGCGCTGTTCGCCGAACCAGTTGGGAATGCCGCGCGCGGCGATCTGCGCCAGCCGCGTCTCGATCGCGCCGCGCTCGCCGCGCACCTCGCGCAACACCAGCACGAAGCCGTTGCCGGCCAGCGCGCCACGCGGCAGCTTGCGGTTGTGCCAGTGCGCTTCCAGCACCTGCAGATCCGCGTCCTGCAAGCTGTCCAGCGCCGGCGCCACACGCTTGGGCAGATGCACCGAGAAGCGCTGGGTGGTGACCGCATGGCGGTCCTTCATGCCGGCGTAGCCGATCGCCAGTTCCGCCACCCCGGCCCACTGCGCCAGGCGGCGCGCGGCGAAGGCGGTGTTCATGCCGCGCTTGCGCACGGTCAGCAGCAGGTGCTCGCCCTCGCCGCTGGGCGCGAACGCGGGCAGCTCGTCGACCTGGAAATCCTCGGCGGTGCTGCGCATGCGCGCCTGCAACGGCGCGGCGCCGAACGCACGCGGCAACTCGCTCACAGCGCCACCAGCAGGGCCACGGCCTGCGCCGCGATGCCTTCGCCACGGCCGGTGAAGCCGAGCTTCTCGCTGGTGGTGGCCTTGACGCTCACGCAGTCCAGTTCGACCTGCAACAGCGCCGCCAGGCGCTCGCGCATCGCCTGCGCATGCGGGCCGACCTTGGGCCGTTCGCAGATCACGGTGATGTCGGCATTGCCCAGGCGCCAGCCGCGCGCGTGCAGCAGGCCGACGCAGTGATCGAGAAACTGCGCACTGTCGGCGCCCTTCCAGCGCGGATCGGACGGGGGGAAATGCTGGCCGATGTCGCCCAGCGCCAGCGCGCCGAGCAAGGCGTCGCACAGGGCGTGGATCGCCACGTCGCCGTCGCTGTGGGCGAGTACGCCGCGCTCGTGCGCCACGCGCACGCCGCCGAGCATGATGTGGTCGCCCTCGCCGAAGGCGTGGACGTCGTAGCCCTGGCCGATGCGGATGCGGGGAAGTTCAGACATTGGCATGGAGACATCCCACGAAAAATGAAAAAGGACGGAGCACGCGCCGCGCCACGGCGGCCGCATCCGACGCCAGGCGCATCACGACTGCCGCGCGCGCTGGAACAGTTCGAACTCGAAACGCGCCAGGTCGGCCGGTGTGGTGACCTTGAAATTGTCTTCGGCGCCCTCGACCAGCAGCGGCCGCAGCCCCAGCAACTCCATCGCCATCGCGTCGTCGGTGACCTCGACCCCGGCCGCGGCGGCCTGCTCCAGGGCCCGGCTCAGTTGCATGCGCCGGAACAGTTGCGGGGTCAGCGCGCGCCACAGGCGCTCGCGCGGTTCGGTGCCGTCGATGCCGCCGTCGTCGCCGGCGCGCTTGAGCGTGTCGCGCACCGGCGCGGCCAGGATCGCGCCGACCGGATCGCCGCGCCCCGCCTCCAGCAGCCGGTCCAGGTCGGCCAGCGCCAGATTCGGCCGCGCCGCATCGTGCACCAGCACGAAGTCGTCCGCCTTCACCGACTCCGGCAAGGCATGCAACGCGGCCAGCACCGAGCCGGCACGGCTGCCGGCGCCCAGGCAGGTCAGGACCGGCTTGCCAGCCAGTTCGGTCCAACCCGGCCACTGTGCATCGTCCGCGCCCAGCGCCACCATCGCCCCGGCCACCGCCGGATGCGCCAGCAGCGCCTCCAGCGCATGCGCCAGCAACGGGCGCCCACCCGCCTGCAGATATTGCTTGGGCGTGGCGCTGCCGAAACGGGTGCCGCGGCCAGCCGCCGGGACCACGGCCCAGACGGTGGCCATCAGGGCTGCTCGCCCGGCGCCGGCGTCACAGGCGCCGGCTGCGCGCCGGCGGCCGTACCGGCCGGCGCGGTCGACACCGGCGCGTTCTCGACCACGCGGTAGAACTTTTCGCCCGGTTTGATCATGCCCAGTTCGCTACGCGCGCGCTCCTCGATCGCCGCCTCGCCGTCCTTGAGGTCCTTGACCTCGGCGGCGAGCGCGGCGTTGCGTTGCTGCAGACCTTCGTTGTCGCGCTTCTGGTGCTCGACCTGACTTTCGAGCACCAGCACTTCGCCGGAATTGCCCGGGCCGAGCCAGAAACGGTACTGCAGCCACGCCAGCAGTCCCGCCAGCACCAGCAGCAGCCAGCGCCAGTTGCGCACGGCTTATCGCTTGAGCGAGACGAACGCGTCGCGCCCGGCGTAGCGCGCGTCGCTGCCGAGCGCTTCCTCGATGCGCAGCAGCTGGTTGTACTTGGCCACGCGATCGCTGCGGCACAGCGAGCCGGTCTTGATCTGGGTGGCGGTGGTGGCCACGGCGATGTCGGCGATGGTGGTGTCCTCGGTCTCGCCGGAACGGTGCGAGACGATCGCCGCATAGCCGGCCTTGTCGGCCATGGCGATGGCTTCCAGGGTCTCGGTCAGGGTGCCGATCTGGTTGACCTTGATCAGGATCGCGTTGGCGGTGCCGGACTCGATGCCCTGCTTGAAGATCTTCGGGTTGGTCACGAACAGGTCGTCGCCGACCAGTTGCACCTTGCTGCCGATGCGGTCGGTGAGCAGCTTCCAGCCGGCCCAGTCGTCCTCGGCCAGGCCGTCCTCGATGCTGACGATCGGATACTGCGCGGCCCAGTCGGCGAGGAAGTCGACGAACTGCTCGCTGGTCAGGCGCTTGCCCTCGCCCACCAGGTGGTACTTGCCGTTGTCGTAGAACTCGCTGGAGGCCACGTCCAGGCCCAGCAGCACGTCCTCGCCAGCGGTGTAGCCGGCCTTGCCGATCGCTTCCAGGATGGTGTCCAGCGCTTCGACGTTGCTGCGGAAGTCCGGGGCGAAGCCGCCCTCGTCGCCGACCGCGGTGGACAGGCCGTGGCCCTTCAACACCGACTTCAGCGCGTGGAAGATCTCGGTGCCGGCGCGCAGCGCCTCGGAGAACGAGGCGGCGCCGACCGGCAGCACCATGAACTCCTGGAAATCGACGTTGTTGTCGGCATGCGCGCCGCCGTTGATGATGTTCATCATCGGCACCGGCAGCGCCAGGTTGGCGGTGTTGCCCGCGGCCAGCGACTGCCACAGCGGCTGCTTGCGCGAGGCGGCAATGGCATGGGCGTTGGCCAGCGAGACGCCGAGCAGCGCGTTGGCGCCCAGGCGGCCCTTGTTCTCGGTGCCGTCCAGGTCGATCAGGCGGCGGTCCAGGCCCTGCTGGTCGGCGGCGTCGAAGCCCTTCAGCGCGCTGGCGATGGTGGTGTTGACGTTCTCCACCGCCTTGCGCACGCCCTTGCCCAGGTAGCGGGTCTTGTCGCCGTCGCGCAGCTCGACCGCCTCCTTGGTGCCGGTGGACGCGCCCGAGGGTACCGCGGCACGACCGAACGAACCGTCCTCCAGGATGACATCGGCTTCCAGCGTGGGATTGCCGCGGCTGTCGAGGATTTCACGGGCGTGGATGCTGCGGATCGTACTCATGGGCGGGCCGGTTACCTGTAGGAAGAGGGGGCGGAAACGAATGCCGGCTGATTATCCCCGGCCGCCGGTTCCTTGCCAAATCCCGCCTCAGCCGGCGCCCATCAGGCCCAGCGGGATTCCGCTGAGGAAGAGCAGGATCAAGACCAGCATCGCCAGCAGCAGGCCGCCGGCGATGCCGGCCAGGAGGCGGCCGCGGCGCTGCGTCCAACTCAGCGCGGCGGCGATCGTCGCGCCCACCGCAGCCACTGCCACTACCAGCAGGGCGATCACCATCCAAAACAGCATGGCCAGGAAATGATCGCCGTGGCTGGGCGTGCCAATCCCACTGGAGAAGGCGAACAGCGCCACGACCAGCGCCGCCCACGCCAGCAACGACAACAACAAGGCACACAGCCCCCAAGGCCAGGCGCCGGCGCGCTCGGGTGCGGTCATCGCCGGGGCTCCGAGAAGGCGACGAACACCCGGCAGCCCGCACCCGGCCAGGATCGGCACAGCCGCAGCGGCGGCGGCGCACGCCTCACGCGAAGCGCGAGAACCCGTGTTTCTTGGTCACCGCGTCCAGTTCCATCAGCGTTTCCAGCAGCGCTTCCATCTGATCCAGCGGCCACGCATTGGGGCCGTCGGACAGCGCCTTGGACGGGTCCGGATGGGTCTCCGCGAACACGCCGGCCACGCCCACGGCCACCGCCGCGCGCGCCAGCACCGGCACGAACTCGCGCTGACCACCGGAACTGCCGCCCTGCCCGCCCGGCAGCTGCACCGAATGGGTGGCATCGAACACCACCGGGCAGCCGGTCTCGCGCATCACGCTCAGCGAGCGCATGTCGCTGACCAGGTTGTTGTAGCCGAAGCTGGCGCCGCGCTCGCAGACCATGATCTGCTCGTTGCCGGTGGACTTGGCCTTCTCCACCACCGGCTTCATGTCCCACGGCGACAGGAACTGGCCCTTCTTGATGTTGACCGGCTTGCCGGCGGCGCACACGTTCTTGATGAAATCGGTCTGCCGCACCAGGAACGCCGGCGTCTGCAGCACGTCCACCACCGCCGCCACCTCGTGCATCGGCGTGTACTCGTGCACGTCGGTCAGCACCGGCACGCCGATCTGGGTCTTCACTGCCTCCAGCACCTTCAGCCCTTCCTCCAGGCCGGGGCCACGGAAGCTGGTGCCGGAGGTGCGGTTGGCCTTGTCGAAGCTGGACTTGAAGATGAAGTTGATGCCCAGCCGGCCGGTGATCTCCTTGAGCCTGCCGGCGACGTCGAGCTGCAGTTGCATCGACTCGATCACGCACGGGCCGGCGATCAGGAACAGCGGCTGGTCCAGGCCGACGTCGAATCCACAGAGCTTCATTGATTACCTTCCGGAGGTTCAGAGGGGCGCTGGAGGGGCGCAGGGACGGAGCCGCCGCCGAACCTGCCGGCAGCCCAGATGAGTGCGCCGATCAGCGCCAGCGGCGCAGCTAGCCCCACCGCCGCGATCAGGCAATACATCAGCCCCATCCCATAGCTATCGGCCAAGCCGGTGCTGCTGCGCCAGGAGAAATAGACCAGCAAGGCCGCAGGAAACACCAGCACCGCCGCCGCAAAGAACCAGCGCGCGACCCTACTCTCGCTGCTGCGCCCGGTCGCAGTCACGCCCTAGCTTCCTTGAGCAGCTTGCCGCCGGCCTTGCGCTCGCGCGCGGCGCGCACGAAGCCGATGAACAACGGATGGCCGTCGCGCGGCGTGGACAGGAATTCCGGGTGCGCCTGGCAGGCCAGGAACCACGGATGCGTCTCGCGCGGCAACTCCACCATCTCCACCAGGGTGTCGTCCATCGACTTGGCGGCAATCACCAGGCCGGCGTCCTCGAGCTGGGTGCGATAGCGGTTGTTGAACTCGTAACGGTGGCGATGGCGCTCGGCGACCACGTCCTTGCCGTACAGCTCGCGCGCCAGCGTGCCCGGCTTGAGCCGCTGCTCCTGCAGACCCAGGCGCATGGTGCCGCCGAGGTCGGACTTCTCGTCGCGCTTCTCGACATCGCCAGTGGCGGTGCGCCATTCGGTGATCAGGCCGATCACCGGGTACGGCGACTGCCGGTCGTTCTCGGTGCTGTTGGCCGCGTCCAGCCCGGCGACATGCCGCGCATAGTCGACCACCGCAGCCTGCATGCCGTAGCAGATGCCGAAGTACGGCACGCCGTGCTGGCGCGCATAGCGCGAGGTCAGCACCTTGCCTTCGAAGCCGCGGTCGCCGAAGCCGCCCGGGACCAGGATGCCGTCCACGTCGGCCAGGGCCGCCATGTCGCTGCCTTCCAGGTCCTGCGCTTCCAGCCACTTCAGGTTGACCTTGGTGCGCTGGCGCAGGCCGCCGTGCTTGAGCGCCTCGCCGACCGACTTGTACGCGTCCTGATGGTCGACGTACTTGCCGACCACGGCGATGGTGACCTCGTCGAGCGGATGCTTGATCGCGTCGACCACGGCTTCCCACTCCGACAGGTTGGCCGCGCCGACCTTGTCGCGCAGCTTGAACTGGTCGATGACGATCTCGTCCAGACCCTGCCGGTGCAACTCCAGCGGCATGCCATAGAGCACGTCGATGTCGGCGGCGCTGATCACCGCGCGCTCGGAGACGTTGGTGAACAGCGCGATCTTGCGCCGTTCCGAATCCGGGATCGCCTGCTCCGAGCGGCACAGCAGCACGTCCGGCTGGATGCCGATCGAGCGCAGTTCCTTGACCGAATGCTGGGTCGGCTTGGTCTTCAGTTCGCCGGCCGCGGCGATGTACGGCACCAGGGTGAGGTGCATGAACATGGCCTTCTCGGCGCCGCGCTCGGTGCGCACCTGGCGGATCGCCTCCA encodes the following:
- a CDS encoding DUF535 family protein, whose protein sequence is MTEATTEFFLQPTDLVDVSASAAAFETAPTRLARPAPPPRPSADAAPSRWWPLFLASFQRRTDWHGNRLQRGIKAAKYLLRSLRMPAAHLRFLDALCRDPRMRGYAERDPRLLERHLHRFVNTRWSSKARLRHLRQHYRLMLERLPAALFDAIYRQGQADLGTLPLHDGSLLTLSLLPPAPMSCEGELWLQLSDAAGRELYRLVLTVTGDDAHPTVLIGCLQGPKGADARDVVRALTKQMHGLRPKQLMLSLACTFAERLGAHAIRAVCNGAHPLQRKRDVFLSDYDAFWIEQGGTPIVDGWFALPLTPARKSVADVPSQHRSAFRRREALRTHAEGLLAAALPAACGAASRGGQ
- a CDS encoding RNA polymerase sigma factor, whose product is MSRAEHTEGAPSPEQAPAHQVDALFKEHHRALLAFLHCKLGSMADAQDVAQEAYMRIVTLERPDALASPRAYLFHVASNLAVDRLRMRKVRENAAVELPEHDLPLPPVPERHATASEQLRALTRALQELPAKTSRAFVLHVIEGKDFGMIAKAMNVSERMVRYHVANALAHCRKRFDEAEIP
- a CDS encoding FecR domain-containing protein, producing the protein MDSGIDQHILDDAARWWALLREPDSNEDTVARWLDWTEADPRHLQAFERINALGGDLATLDAAARDEVVRRFAPPRSRWRPLQVAACVGVLALGGALAWRQLHPPPLTQVYSSATSRHQDIVLSDGSKIALGRASKLSTRFSAAQRHVELIAGEAFFDVAHHAGRPFVVDAGGVSILDVGTAFDVSRDGERVEVAVTEGRVRIYGAGQVPADGSGGLEAVAGQRVSYDPAKPALQVSQIDVAQATAWRDHRLEFVDTPLDTVIARVNRYSDRPLRLADPELARLSFTGTVDTQATAQWIEALPQVFPLRVRQGKDEIVLSRR
- a CDS encoding TonB-dependent receptor, whose amino-acid sequence is MPLAPDARQIGFSIPPQALSTALIAYGKQANVQVLTASPTLAGMRSDGLQGMFTPDAALQRLLQSSGLAYRMLDANTVAVIPAATAPVDPADAADAHRAGAPAKLLEQVDAAALTDHAMGDVPAYASDALRYAADSIAVPQSVNVVAPHLLASQQVRTVADALRNVASVQQIENPLRAPLFKIRGIYTGNGMTDGMPNSFVGLGGYPPMIGVERVEVLKGPESILGDSNGGDMSGLINVVTKQPLRTPKRELSYVLGERGDVQAGLDATGPIGATPLSYRLVVSGQHADSTAQGYGPRNAAYLAPSIAWQGDDNRLVLGVQRVTDRQPAADHALLLRNRVSAMTPRSLRLGNAQDHTAYRTQRAYYLFDQRLSDRWQLRSRGQYVTQAIDARNWGMLSPSPKGAVRAYAEAYRNTTAYYTIQNDLVGSFGDGPLRQTVTLGLDYTRTRLGSSDYFIRMHRNRYDVFGDERLGPVHWPHSRRGILHYPGSPWSSRSGILLQDQISMGERWDVLLALRRSAYEISSYDAKGKLRQLRRRRWVPNVGVVYKLTAEASLYASTMNGFAPSAVLGKNGRPLPPALSRQVEVGAKIDLFEHRARLSAAYYQITVDRSFDLVLAHPSYFARPIDSQSNHGLDLDFVGALATGLELSSSLALARIGRRDGTPTLGVPRTRFTLWSSYQFQDSRWSGWGVAGGILARDHTLGRRLAGGYFKIPGQASVDANVSYRTETWGVTVGMRNVFDRRLYADEFDETFVPLPDGRSLLLTGSYRF
- the truD gene encoding tRNA pseudouridine(13) synthase TruD yields the protein MRSTAEDFQVDELPAFAPSGEGEHLLLTVRKRGMNTAFAARRLAQWAGVAELAIGYAGMKDRHAVTTQRFSVHLPKRVAPALDSLQDADLQVLEAHWHNRKLPRGALAGNGFVLVLREVRGERGAIETRLAQIAARGIPNWFGEQRFGRDGGNVGAALAMFGGRRVRREQRSLLLSAARSELFNRVLAARVAAGNWDSALDGEVWMLDGSRSVFGPEPWSEALAERLQRFDIHPSAPLWGAGELRSAEAARALELAVLDEAVAQRLRDGLEREGLKQERRATRLRVADLQWRWLDGQDDALELRFALPPGSYATALLHELGQVEEAPQPQASTEA
- the ispF gene encoding 2-C-methyl-D-erythritol 2,4-cyclodiphosphate synthase; amino-acid sequence: MSELPRIRIGQGYDVHAFGEGDHIMLGGVRVAHERGVLAHSDGDVAIHALCDALLGALALGDIGQHFPPSDPRWKGADSAQFLDHCVGLLHARGWRLGNADITVICERPKVGPHAQAMRERLAALLQVELDCVSVKATTSEKLGFTGRGEGIAAQAVALLVAL
- the ispD gene encoding 2-C-methyl-D-erythritol 4-phosphate cytidylyltransferase: MATVWAVVPAAGRGTRFGSATPKQYLQAGGRPLLAHALEALLAHPAVAGAMVALGADDAQWPGWTELAGKPVLTCLGAGSRAGSVLAALHALPESVKADDFVLVHDAARPNLALADLDRLLEAGRGDPVGAILAAPVRDTLKRAGDDGGIDGTEPRERLWRALTPQLFRRMQLSRALEQAAAAGVEVTDDAMAMELLGLRPLLVEGAEDNFKVTTPADLARFEFELFQRARQS
- the ftsB gene encoding cell division protein FtsB, whose translation is MRNWRWLLLVLAGLLAWLQYRFWLGPGNSGEVLVLESQVEHQKRDNEGLQQRNAALAAEVKDLKDGEAAIEERARSELGMIKPGEKFYRVVENAPVSTAPAGTAAGAQPAPVTPAPGEQP
- the eno gene encoding phosphopyruvate hydratase, with product MSTIRSIHAREILDSRGNPTLEADVILEDGSFGRAAVPSGASTGTKEAVELRDGDKTRYLGKGVRKAVENVNTTIASALKGFDAADQQGLDRRLIDLDGTENKGRLGANALLGVSLANAHAIAASRKQPLWQSLAAGNTANLALPVPMMNIINGGAHADNNVDFQEFMVLPVGAASFSEALRAGTEIFHALKSVLKGHGLSTAVGDEGGFAPDFRSNVEALDTILEAIGKAGYTAGEDVLLGLDVASSEFYDNGKYHLVGEGKRLTSEQFVDFLADWAAQYPIVSIEDGLAEDDWAGWKLLTDRIGSKVQLVGDDLFVTNPKIFKQGIESGTANAILIKVNQIGTLTETLEAIAMADKAGYAAIVSHRSGETEDTTIADIAVATTATQIKTGSLCRSDRVAKYNQLLRIEEALGSDARYAGRDAFVSLKR